TTAACCTATTGTGCCAGATGACTGGCCCTTTCAGTTTAGGCTTTTTGCTCCTATTTATCATTGGGGAATATTGGGTACTCTTAAGAGAAAACGTTTTTCATTGGTGCCAACTTACATTTGATcccacaaccctgttgggattcAGGCTCTCTTGGCTGCCTTCTAGCATGTGCCGGATAGCTGGCCCTTTCAGTTTATGCTTTTTGTTCATTGTAGAATACTATTGGATATACTCaagagaaaatatttttcattggTGCCAACTTGGATTTGACACCACAGCCCTCTTGTGATTCAGAGCCATGTCTCATCCTCCTAACCTGTTATGCCAGATCACTGGCCCTTTCAGGTTAGGATTTTCATTCCTATTTATCATTGTAGAATATTGGATACTCTTAAGAGAAAACATTCTTCTTTGGTGCTAACTTAGATTTGATcccacaaccctgttgggattcAGACTCTCTTGTCTGTCTCCTAACCTGATGTGCCAGATGACTGGCCTGTTCAGTTTAggctttttgtttctattttgtcATTGTAGATTATTGGATACTCTTAAAGAGAAAATATTTCTCCATTGGTGCCCATGTAGACTTAATTCCACACTCCTGTTGGGATTCAGGCTCACTAGCCTGTTATGCCACATGACGGGGCCTTTCAGTTTAGGCTTTTTGCTCCTATTTATCATAGTAGAGTATTGGGTACTCATAagagaaaatgtttttcattggtGCCAACTTACATTTGATcccacaaccctgttgggattcAGGCTCTCTTGGCTGCCTTCTAGCATGTGCCGGATAGCTGGCCCTTTCAGTTTATGCTTTTTGTTCATTGTAGAATACTATTGGATATACTCaagagaaaatatttttcattggTGCCAACTTGGATTTGACACCACAGCCCTCTTGTGATTCAGAGCCATGTCTCATCCTCCTAACCTGTTATGCCAGATCACTGGCCCTTTCAGGTTAGGATTTTCATTCCTATTTATCATTGTAGAATATTGGATACTCTTAAGAGAAAACATTCTTCTTTGGTGCTAACTTAGATTTGATcccacaaccctgttgggattcAGACTCTCTTGTCTGTCTCCTAACCTGATGTGCCAGATGACTGGCCTGTTCAGTTTAggctttttgtttctattttgtcATTGTAGATTATTGGATACTCTTAAAGAGAAAATATTTCTCCATTGGTGCCCATGTAGACTTAATTCCACACTCCTGTTGGGATTCAGGCTCACTAGCCTGTTATGCCACATGACGGGGCCTTTCAGTTTAGGCTTTTTGCTCCTATTTATCATAGTAGAGTATTGGGTACTCATAagagaaaatgtttttcattggtGCCAACTTACATTTGATcccacaaccctgttgggattcAGGCTCTCTTGTCTGCCTTTTAACATGTTGTGCCAGATAACTGGCCCTTTCAGTTTAGGCTTTTAGTTCCTATTTATCATCGTAGAATATTAGATACACTTAAGAGAAAACATTTCCTCATTGGTTCCCACCCAGATTCAAGCCCACACCTTGCTGGTCTCTTAACCTGTTATGCCAGATGACTGGCCTTTTCAGTTTAGGGTTTTTATTCCTATTTATCATTGTAGAATACTGGATGCTcttaagagaaaatgtttttctttggtaCCTACCCAGATTTGATCTCACATCCCTCTTATGATTCAGGCCCACTTGTCACCTTCCTAGCCTGCTATGCCAGATGACTGCCCCTTTCAGTTTAGGGTTTTTGTTCCTATTTATCATTGTAGAATATTGCATACTCTTGAGAGAAAAAGTTTTCCCTTGGTACCTACCCAGATTTGATCCCACAACCCTTTTATGATTTGGGCCCACACAGTGCCTCTTAACCTGTTGTGCCAGATGACTGGTTCTTTCAGTTCTGGCTCTTCATTCCTATTTATCATTGGAGAATATTGGCTGCTCTTACgagaaaatgtttttcattggtGCCAACTTACATTTGATCCCACAACCCTGTTGTGATTTGGGCCCACACGATGCCTCTTAACCTGTTGTGCCAGATGACTGGCCCTTTCAGTTTAGGCTTTTTGCTCCTATTTATCATTGTAGAATATTGGATACTCTTAAGAGAAAACATTCTTCTTTGGTGCTAACTTAGATTTGattctacaaccctgttgggattcAGGCTCTCTTGTCTGTCTCCTAACCTGATGTGCCAGATGACTGGCCTGTTCAGTTTAggctttttgtttctattttgtcATTGTAGATTATTGGATACTCTTAAGAGAAAATATTTCTCCATTGGTGCTCATGTAGACTTAATTCCACACTCCTGTTGGGATTCGGGCTCACTAGCCTGTTATGCCACATGATGGGGCCTTTCAGTTTAGGCTTTTTGCTCCTATTTATTAGTAGAGTATTGGGTACTCATAagagaaaatgtttttcattggtGCCAACTTACATTTGATcccacaaccctgttgggattcAGGCTCTCTTGTCTGCCTTTTAACATGTTGTGCCAGATAACTGGCCCTTTCAGTTTAGGCTTTTTATTCCTATTTATTATCGTAGAATATTAGATACTCTTAAGAGAAAATGTTTTCCCTTGGTACCTACCCAGATTTGATCCCATAACCTTTTTATGATTTGGGCCCACACTGTGGCTCTTAACCTGTTATGCCAGGtgactggccttttcaatttaggCTTTTGTTCTTATTTATCATTGTAGAACATTAGATAGTcttaagagaaaatgttttaCATTGGTACCTACCAAGATTTGGtcccacagccctgttgggattcaGGCCCTAGCCTGTCACACCAGGGCACTGGACCTTTCCATTTATGCTCTCTGTTCCTTTTTTGTCATTGTAGAATATTGGATACTCTTGGGGGAAAATGTTTCCCACCCCTTGGTACCCACCTGGATTTGATCCCATGGTCTTGCTGGGACTTGGGCCTTACAGGCCCCCAAGCCTGTTATGCCACATGAATGGCCCTTTCAGCTTAGGCTTTTCATTCCTATTTATCATCATAGAATATTGGGtactcttaaaaaatattttctgttggtACCAACTTAGATTTGACTCCAAAACCCTGTTGTGATTTGGGCCCAAACTGTGGCTCCTAAGCTGTTAGGGCAGTCGACTGGCCCTTTCAGTTTGGGCATTTTGTTCCTATTTATCATTAGAGAATATTGTATACTCTTAAGAGAAAATGTTTTCCCATTGGTACACACCCAGATTTGATCCCACAAACTTGTCCACTCCACATGGGTTACCTGAACCGCTGGACCACACAGTCTGCACCATTAGGAGTtgacttctattttttttattacctcaGCATAGTGACCCGCTTCACTAAAGCAACATTAAGGCGAGCCAAGAACCTGCAGGTCACTAGACATCATAGTCTGATGTTAAGCTCCAGACCACTCTGACTTCACATTAATGTTAagctgtttgtatttttttttttttaaattggacctTCTGTAATAGAATATTTGAGGGAGGCATCACAAATCCTTTTTGTAAGGCTTGAACCTGCAATCACTCAACTTCCATATCCTGGTCCTTAGCCTGTGAGCCACAGCATCAATTATGTATATCTTTTGACAAACCCCCTTTTCTAGACCCTGATTCAGTTGGCCTGACAGGTCCTTTAGTGAATTGTTGGCCACAAGTTCAGACTGTTCACATTTCTTCAAATGAGCCTGCTACCACTACTGTTGGGTTGAACCGATGACCCTTTAGATTAAGTAACAGAATTCAATCACAGTCACTGACCCTTTAGATTAAGTAACAGAATTCAGTCACAGTCACTTCATGTTGTTGAGGGTTATTATTTTTCTCCTCATGTTTGTTCCTTAAAACTGGCTACtttctaataaatatttttatgacaGAGATTATGAGACTTGAACTTGTATCCTTAGCTGTTCCACAACACTTAATTTAACAGTAGGCCACAGATGCTTCTGCCTCTCTGCAGTATTTTCTCatatatatttatgaattttATAATCTTATTATAGAATATTAGCAGCATTATCTTTCTAAGATTGATTGGGAGTGCACCAAGCAATGCATGTATGAATTATATGCTAGTTgatgtgatgcgccatctgctggaatgacaaatacaatgcatgttATTAGTAAAAACATCTGGGATGTAACAACAGAAAcaaagcaaccagacagacacacagactatCTGtaaggtacagtgcatccggaaagtattcacagcgcatcactttttccacattttgttatgttacagccttattccaaaatggattaaattcatttttttcctcagaattctacacacaacaccccataatgacagcgtgaaaaaagtttacttgaagtttttgcaaatttattaaaaataaaaaactgagaaatcccatgtacataagtattcacagcctttgctcaatactttgtcgatgcacctttggcagcaattacagcctcaagtctttttgaatatgatgccacaagcttggcacacctatccttggccagtttcgccctttcctctttgcagcacctctcaagctccatcaggttggatgggaagcgtcggtgcacagccattttaagatctctccagagatgttcaatcagattcaagtctgggctctggctgggccactcaaggacattcacagagttgtcctgaagccactcctttgatatcttggctgtgtgcttagggtcgttgtcctgctgaaagatgaaccgtcgccccagtctgaggtcaagagtgctctggagcaggttttcatccaggatgtctctgtacattgctgcagtcatctttccctttattctgactagtctcccagttcttgacactgaaaaacatccccacagcatgatgctgccaccaccatgcttcactgtagggatggtattggcctggtgatgagtggtgcctggtttcctccaaacgtgacacatGGAATTCACACCAAGaacttcaatctttgtctcatcagaccagagaattttgtttctcatggtctgagagtccttcaggtgccttttggcaaactccaggtgggctgccatgtgccttttactaaggagtggcttccgtctggccactctaccatacaggcctgattggtggattgctgcagagatggttgtccttctggaaggttctcctctctccacagaggacctctggagctctgacagagtgaccatcgggttcttggtcacctccctaaggcccttctcccccgatcgctcagtttagatggccggccagctctaggaagagtcctggtgcttttgaacttcttccacttacagatgatggaggccactgtactcattgggaccttcaaagcagcagaaatttttctgtaaccttccccagatttgtgcttcgagacaatcctgtctcggaggtctacagacaattcctttgacttcatgcttggtttgtgctctgacatgaactgtcaactgtgggaccttctatagacaggtgtgtgcctttccaaatcatgtcacatcaactgaatttaccacaggtggactccaattaaacatcaaggatgatcaggggaaacaggatacacctgagctcaattttgagcttcatgacaaaggctgtgaatacttatgtacatgtgctttctcagtttttttatttttaataaataagcaaaaatctcaagtaaactttattcacattgtcattatggggtgttgtgtgtagaattctgaggaaaaaatgaatttaatccattttggaataaggctgtagcataacaaaatgtggaaaaagtgatgcgctgtgaatactttaagGATGCACTGTAGATGATTACATGAGTAATGTTAGAACCAACAACTCTGAAATACTTCTGAATAAAAAAGCTGAGCTGCTtgttaaattactttaaaaaatatatattttgataaaacAGTGCAACTTAGGTGAGgtgaaaaatatctgaaaagcCATTACTCAGGGTAGTAACTGTAAATCAGTGTGAAACTTAGCATAGTCTTATCTAGAGCTATTATCTGTTATTTGGATGGTTTATGAGACTTGACAACTAAAGCAACCTTGAGTGGATAACAATGGCTTAGAATTATCACAATCCCATTGTGTCTTAAATGACACAGCCATGGAGCAGGACTAAGATGTTCCTTTTTCCATATTGCCCATTCTACTCTGGTCTTCACAGACTTGTTGCCTTCCTTGAGTCATCAAACAAGTTAGTGTTGAATCCAAACTCGCGTTTTTCAATTTAAGAGTTTGGCGACATGCCCAAGATAAAAActattaattgattttaaaagctGCTATAATGATAAGAGTTTTACTCACACTTTGAACACACTTTTTGCACAGACGTGTGTATACAACGCTGATGTTCTTCTTAGCATGTGTGTTATATTTGGGCCATTTATGAGTAACATGTAAGGTTAAGGTGGCATTGTGCAATTTGACTTCATCACATAAAGGCCGATTTGTCCTCTTGTCAATGGTCTCCTCAAAGACATCTGGATTCTCACATGCAAAAGAAACTttttggacacttttttttttttctttgccacatTTAACCTGGTCACAGGCAGCACAGGCTGAAGCCCACTGCAATAAGAACCAGCCCCTCATGGAAGGCTCTTGTATATAGCAGATGAAGTTCAACAGGACTCCACCTCCTTAAAACAACCAGTAAACTATTTGACTCCAGAGGACCGTAACTGTGCAGCACTtctacttctttcggctgctcccgttagaggtcgccacagcgtatcatcttcttccatatcttactgtcctcatcatcttgttcggtcacacccatcacctgcatgtcctctctcagcacatccataaaccttctcttagacatCCCTCTTTAACTcatccctggcagctctatccttagcatccttctcccaacatacccagcatctctcctctgcacatgttcaaaccaacgcagtctcgcctctctgactttgtctcccaaccgtccaacttgagctgacactctaatgtcTGGCCTCATTCCTAATCCAGTCCATTGACTCTTATTTAAAATAACTAAGGTAAGAAGGTACAGGATGGAGGATTTCAATTCGAGGGTTACAGTAACATCCACTTCTAGGGCTTCACTATTATACAGCATTGGCAGTGCTACAATTTATCTGGCATAAAATGGAACTCCACAATAATAACTAGCTGAACACACCCTATCTTAGGCATGTTTGTCACCTTCACAAAAAAGGACAGAGGAAGGACCTCTGAAGGACGaatgtaaaaagtttaaaattaaaaaatcaaaaagaaagagaaaagtaagTAGTACAGTGGTGGCTTCACCTGCGAAGTGGAGTATACATGGCACCCTTTCACGAAAAGCATATGCCAGCAGTACAGggtgaacagggcaccagtccattgttgGGCCTAGTACGTGTTTCAAGATGCACAAACATTACGACACACAAGTCTACAATCCACAGACAAAAACAGGCATACGCCGGCATTTCACTCAGCATCTGAAGTATTAAAACAAGATTTCCAAATCTTAGACCATAGTACAAAAACAAATCCCGGTGAAATGATTTTAGGtgtaaatttcatttaattattaagTAAGGAAACACATGCAaaagttatttatatagcaattaCATTTTACTTCCGTGTAATAACCGACTTGATGCAGTTTTTTTGGATAATTGACATGAATGCACTTTTAAACATCTCCGCACCACAAGGTCTCATTATATATTCTGTACCTGATCATCCAGCAGCTGTTTAAGACGTGAGCATAGCAGAccaatttctctttatttttactcgctttttatttacatttgtcaTCGTTTCTCCATGTGACTATATAAAAACGCATAAAAGAATAATACAATCCAAATAATGAACAATGGGTTTGGATGTTGATTTATTGGCCTGGGGCAGACAGACTTTTGTTCATAAACTGCTTCTTCACAAAGCACATCCACcactgcaaaaaaacaaacaaaaataaacatctccattatataattttcataaatCACAAGTTAAAGAAGAATCCCAGAGAGCAGAAGTGGTCAGCTCACCTTGCTAGGTTTATCTGTTTGGGGGTCAAAAACTTTTTCACACAGCCTTAAGCCAGTCTCCTGCCTAATTTGCTGTAAATATGCCCTCATTGTCTCTGTGAAAGGAGAAAATGTAATGATCAGATCTTTTTCTTACTTGTGCACAATGTTCATTATTAAAACAGGGATATCACAATaccaaaatgtttgtatttaatacCAATATCTGTGAAATTTCACAATACCCAATGCCTTTTGATGCcacattaaaaacataattatttaaGTTCCTCCACTATTGAACAGGGCATATTGTGCCCTTTTctgtaaatacaatataaaatatataaatactaacaaCAACAGCTTTAAAACACTGGTATGTCCATTGATTTGACAGCCAATgatcatttaaataaacaagtgttGACATTGACAAATACCAAAATACAAAGCAAGGCTTGAACTGTAAGGTGTGGCAGAGTTGGGGATCCCACCAGTGTGACAACAAATGAGGGTTTATGATCTTAGGTGGATTTCAGCTcggggtttataaagaatgagatGTCGTGAGCTGCCGGATTTGTCTTAGCGTGTTGTGCACACTCTAAATTTGTCATCTTCTGGAGAGTAACTGAATGACCCTGCTTAAAGTCCAAAACGGAGCAAACACTGAAGCATATGTACCGTTAAATGAGTTCATTCCAAGATAATTATggatatttccatttaaacaaattcttcaaatgatttgaaatgtGTGGTATGTCACTGAACCAGTCCATTAGGTttgaaacatttacttttttaaaaatgtacatttgcattaaaaaacacattacaaaaagagtcaaattaattcaaatttcataaGTCAGAAACTTGAGGTGCTTTAAAATGTTCCTAATCTGTCcctcatttgctttgttttttttttttttaacacctttCACTTTACAGCTTCCTGTGTGAAATGAATCCTttattatttcagaacttctgttaaCTAACGGCATTTGCTCTTCTGTTTTGCAGGTCTCTTGTGCGAGTGATCAGACTTTGTTGTTGCTTATGCCCGAGTACAAATCCAGAATTTGAAAATGACTTGGGCTACCATCACTTGTGCTCGCATTTATAACTGAGATTGCATTGCGTTCTCGAATGTCCCAATCCAATATATGACATGTGCTTCCACAAGTCAAGCAAAAGGACACGTTTTAAATGGCCAACTACAAAGAGTCCAATCTGTAACGCCcattcttcaggtaagatgtacatattgcatattgtaatctttctagttagccaataaaaggtgtcattttgcttggctcctCACTACATCCACAATGGCCAACACGGTATAACACTCTCGTACTACAGCCTGTACTAATAAAACGGCAGTTTGCCATCAAATGTCAAACGAACGACACAAATTCAGTGTTTGCAGATTCGGATTTAGCCATGCCGTATGTGATTTTCCTTATCCTACTAACTACGCGTTTATTTTGctaattattatacagtacagatGATATTAAATGTTCcttatgctcccaacctcctcttcctccttatGCTCCGAATTATTTTGGAGCCGCACATGTCCTCACCGGTGTAGCCAAGCCAAACACCCGCTTCATTTGAATCTTACCTCAGCGCTTACATGTTCAAATTGTTGTTAGCTCTGGCAGTCCTCCCACGTCATACACTACAGCACaccagttagaaaatggatggatgtttggactGACGGACATCCGTAGAACTGCTAGTTAGACACTTGGATAAAAGTAGCCGTAAGGCAAGTCTGTGTGCGTTTTACTGAATGTAACAAATGAAACTCCTACCCTCACGCGCTCAAATTCTCCTGTGTGAACATAAAAGATTTTCTAGACGTGACTTCTGTGGTTTTCTTTTCAACATGTGCTGATGTAGCATTACCACTGTGAGCTATTTTTATGTGTAGTTTTGCTGACATTTTTGGTATTATTATGCCTTCTGGAGAATTTTGGAGGCAAGTAACTATTATaatttgctttggataaaggcgtctgATAAATAATTTGTCTACTAGAAGTTTCACGTGAATGCAGTGCCAGCTTTCTCAGAAGTACAGATAGTATAAACAAAACGCTACCATTATATTTTCTAAACTTTGCTATCAAATTAGTACCAAAATAATGGTTCCTGGGACATCACTATCAATAAACATAAATCAAATTCCTCTTAGCTTATGGGCCTTGGGCTGAACTTGCCAGCCTGCTCACCATCTATGTGCAGTTGCTCCTCATGTTTTACGATTACCTCAACTGTTGGCTCTCATTGTCATGAGGTGTCTTGTCTTGGGGCCAAACCCTTTCTTGTGCTCCAAACTGCCAGCTCCCTGTACCCTATACTTCTAGTACTactgcaattattatttttaactgttctaTCCTCCAATTGCAGGTAAATGAAGGAAACAATAGTCGGCATCCATCCTTATAGAGCAGAATGACAAAGACAACTAAGAAAGCACAGGTTGAAGATTAGCTTGGCCACCCATCGTCACATTTTAGTCACCACAATTCAATTCTTGGAGGAATaatattaacttattttaaataaagaaatgccaATTTGCCCTTTCCTGGACTGTAAATTCAATAACCGCAATATCTATCTAATTGAGGGTAttaattgggtgtgacgaggatggataggatttagaaatgaggacattagagggtcagctcaggtgggatggttAGCAgtcagaggcgagattgcgttggtttggacatgtgcagaggagagatgaggggtacaaagagtgaagggtgctaaggatagagctgataggcaagaggaggagaggaaggcctaagagaaggtttatggatgtggtgagtatgacagaacaagatgaagacgacaggaagatatggaagaagatgatctgctgtggcaacctctaacgggagcagctaaaagaagaagaattggcATGAGTccatcctgacagcactggaaagacttaatgacaatgtgaacatgagcttaaaatgaaatataaagaatATCATGGGATATTCacatttattattgttaacaTATCAGAGATTACAACTGTCTAGGACAGGGGTGGGCAACCTACGCCACATGTGCCACGGCAATTTTCAATGGCATtctgattgaattgaaatatagtaaaaaatgacAATTATAGCGCATACATTCACGCTGTCAGCAACGTTTTGCATACGCAGCTGTAAATGGAAACCttgtgttcagtgcaggccgtGGTATGTTAAAACAAAGCTCGTTATTATCAagtcataaaagacaaaaacttggtgttcgctcttttcaagactcttggACAAATGAATATCGATTTGCACAACAAAAGGCTCGTGCTGTGTGTGCGTTATGTTGTGAAAGTTGCGTGCCGTACGTCAAGTGTACAAAGACGTCATCATCATCAACCTAAACATCAGTCCATGTTTAACGACtctgagaaaagtgaagctataaacAGGGCTGTTTGTGGCTTTAAGAAATaaactacttattttagtcaaatattCAGAACCAAATATAAAACCACCAAATGCAGTTACAGAATTGCTTTGCATTAATCGATTAATAGCTCAGATTAAGAATAAAGAATGAATAATCATATTAGAATTCTTGATAATTATTTCTTATTCCAACTTAATGTATTTTGTattcaaaaaaaattgtattttataatttgtaatacaattttaaataaatgacttgaaaattaaaatttgacaaaacattcttttcacatatgctcctatgtattttaaaatattgaatgaccaataatataagatccggttataatgggcttcaaaagtatacccgttataaatggactgattttgatactgtatatataacaaaaCTGGTAGAATTACGTCAGCACGCagaataacattgtaacataggATCGGCACGACACCGCTGAAAggttgccaacccctggtctaggATAATAAAAGAGGCCACAAACCAACCTTCCTCCTGCTTGTTGCTTGGCTTGGCGTACATGGCGTTGAGCGGGAAGCCAGGCTCTCCAGGAATGGGGAAGTTAGTAATTCCCAGTGTGTACATCTCCTTCTCTCCTTGATTTCTGGAGCTGCACTGCAAGTGGTATGGAAACAACGCTTTGAAACAGTTCAACCGGAGGAGCCCTAAACCCTCAAAATGCTGTGCTGAACTTGGAGTGATGTCAGCAGTTACACAAATGCTGGGATTCTGCACTCTTGTCTCTGATGAGAAATTAACTCCCGAGTGTCGCTCTGTCCCTTCCCTGGGATGAAGACCCAAACAACAAGTTCTGGCACTCATCGGTAGTGGGTTGAGACCACATTACGTTATATTTCAGCCTTTGTGCCAAAATTGTTAACATTCACTACCCCAGAAAGAGAAAGCAAAAACTGGATTTTAGAATTGCCTgtgactttattaaaaataaaataaaaaaattgaaatctcatattgccacaagtattcagaccctttgctcggCACTTCACTGAAGACCATTTCTCGTGGATGACAACCTGGGGATTTTCGGCCATTCCTCTCTGCAGGTCCTCTTCAGTTCTGTCAGCCTGGATGGAGACTGTTGGTGGACGGCCATCTTCTGGTCCGTCCAGTGGGGTCTTGGCTGAACTTTATAACTTTTAGGCCCTGCTACTAAATGCTACTGCTACGAAGTCCACCCTATTATGTATAATTTTGTCACTGTGTTTATCTATTACAATACATGCATTCTGATGTTTTTTTCCAGTTAAGCAGACCAGTGTGGTAAGCCAGTTCTGCTCATACATGACGGTGCCGTTGAGTCACAAGCCAATCAAGAGCCTCCAAAACTATCATACCAGTGAAATGTGTTCAGTCCCCACCACCTCAGTCTTAGACAGCATAGCAGATTGGAGAGGACAGAACCCCTTTGTGAATTTCTCAGCAGAGACAACTGTAAAAATCCTCAAAACTCCATGTTCCACTGGAAAGgtgggggaaaaacaaaaaatatgggcTGTGAGGAAGCTGCTACCTCTAAATCTCTACTTATTTGAGGGACTAAATTTAAAGTGTGGAACAGCAGGGTTTATAAAATATGCAAGGCTTACCTTCTGCAGCTTTTTCAGGCATTCGGTAATGTACAGAGTCACATAAATCAGAGTCCTGTCTGCTTCGTTCTGCAACAGAGAAGTTTGCTTCAGGGAAGTAACAAGAACAGATGCTTTTATAACAAACGTTTGTTTTCGTGCAGGACATTAATGCACAATTACGAAGGGCTTGGCCAGAAACAGAAACAATCCAATGGGCCTCGCTACTGAAACGCATGCCGTTTCAGACTCTTGGGCATCTCCTGGGCACATTGGCACAGGTTCTGCCTGGGACAGGTGACTTCTGAGAACAAGTGGAGTCGCCAGAAAATGAGACCAACACTGAAGAAGAGGCCAGGAGATTCCAATTCCCTGCCTGCCTCTCCACCTTGGATTTGGGCATCCACGGTATATGAAAGGCACCCAACAGGCCTCAGGCTCTTCATTAAAAAGAAGAACAGGGAGAACTGAATGGAGGAGGCAAAACTCCCAAATCATGCAAACTGTAAAGCTTAAAAGATCACCAAAAGACTCTGAAACTGTGGAGGACAGCAGAATCACAGCCAGCTTTTA
This genomic window from Polypterus senegalus isolate Bchr_013 chromosome 12, ASM1683550v1, whole genome shotgun sequence contains:
- the arpc3 gene encoding actin-related protein 2/3 complex subunit 3; translated protein: MPAYHSSLMEPDVKQIGNMALLPLKTQFKGPAPRETKENDIIEEGIYYFKANVFFKNYEIKNEADRTLIYVTLYITECLKKLQKCSSRNQGEKEMYTLGITNFPIPGEPGFPLNAMYAKPSNKQEEETMRAYLQQIRQETGLRLCEKVFDPQTDKPSKWWMCFVKKQFMNKSLSAPGQ